In a genomic window of Paraburkholderia phenazinium:
- a CDS encoding MFS transporter produces MIKSQRWFVVALFFLAGVINYLDRSALSIAAPLIQKDLHFSHAQMGIVFSSFFIGYALFNFVGGVLSDRIGAKRVFGAAMGVWSIFCGATALAGGIVSLIVLRVLFGMGEGPFSSSNSKMVNNWFPRKEVASAIGVISSGTPLGGAIAGPVVGYMALRFGWRWAFVAIMLLGLAWLVLWVTMTTEHPQDHPRIAREEVELIKSGQADEHAISHAADGERLGLGYFIRQPVILATACAFFAYNYVLFFFLSWFPTYLTEAHHLSLRDMSFATVIPWLLGSIGLAAGGFVSDGILRLTGKPLLSRKIVLGVCLGAAAVCVALAGRVASTQGAVALMSVSIFFLYVTGSVYWAVIQDTVPREHVGGVGGFVHLLANLAGVIGPAVTGFIVQATHGAYGSAFVLAGAIAVLGALCSLVWIREPRPAALMKRAW; encoded by the coding sequence ATGATCAAGAGCCAGCGTTGGTTCGTCGTCGCACTGTTTTTCCTCGCGGGCGTTATCAATTACCTCGACCGCTCCGCGCTTTCGATTGCCGCGCCGCTGATCCAGAAAGACCTGCACTTCTCGCATGCGCAAATGGGCATCGTGTTCAGCAGCTTCTTTATCGGTTATGCGTTGTTCAATTTCGTCGGCGGCGTGCTGTCCGACCGCATCGGCGCGAAGCGCGTGTTCGGCGCCGCCATGGGCGTCTGGTCGATCTTCTGCGGCGCGACCGCGCTGGCGGGCGGGATCGTCTCGCTGATCGTGTTGCGGGTGCTGTTCGGCATGGGCGAAGGGCCGTTCAGTTCGTCGAACAGCAAGATGGTCAACAACTGGTTTCCGCGCAAGGAAGTGGCGAGCGCGATCGGCGTGATCAGTTCGGGCACGCCTTTGGGCGGCGCGATCGCCGGTCCGGTGGTGGGCTACATGGCATTGCGCTTCGGCTGGCGCTGGGCGTTTGTCGCGATCATGCTGCTGGGTCTCGCGTGGCTGGTGTTGTGGGTGACCATGACCACGGAGCATCCGCAGGACCATCCGCGCATTGCTCGCGAGGAGGTCGAACTCATCAAGTCAGGGCAAGCCGACGAGCATGCCATTTCGCACGCGGCGGACGGCGAGCGGCTGGGCCTCGGCTACTTCATCCGCCAGCCGGTGATTCTCGCCACCGCATGTGCGTTTTTCGCCTACAACTACGTGCTGTTCTTTTTTCTGTCGTGGTTTCCCACCTACCTGACTGAAGCGCATCATCTGAGCCTGCGCGACATGAGCTTCGCCACCGTCATCCCGTGGCTGCTCGGCAGCATCGGGCTGGCTGCCGGCGGCTTCGTTTCGGACGGCATTCTGCGGCTCACCGGCAAGCCGCTGCTGTCGCGCAAGATTGTGCTCGGCGTATGCCTCGGCGCCGCTGCCGTGTGCGTGGCGCTGGCCGGACGGGTTGCCAGCACGCAGGGCGCGGTCGCGTTGATGTCGGTATCGATCTTCTTCCTGTATGTGACCGGCTCGGTCTATTGGGCGGTGATCCAGGATACCGTGCCGCGTGAACATGTCGGCGGCGTGGGCGGCTTCGTTCACCTGCTGGCGAACCTGGCAGGCGTGATCGGGCCTGCGGTGACGGGCTTCATTGTGCAGGCGACGCACGGCGCTTACGGCAGCGCGTTTGTGCTGGCCGGCGCGATTGCCGTCCTCGGTGCGCTTTGCTCGCTGGTCTGGATTCGCGAGCCCCGTCCAGCGGCTTTGATGAAACGTGCATGGTAG
- a CDS encoding GntR family transcriptional regulator, producing the protein MPIKNSRAIAPSVPVDALLATPRGRRRASAAAEPRAALPDLTESVSFDSHEPISKQIFRALREAIFAGQMVPGTPLSEKEVSDMFQVSRQPVREAFIKLVETGVLQVLPQRGTLVKRISPRKVREGRFIREAIETAVVRKAALAITDAQLQTLADNLRDQKLAAKSNDTAAFLALDEAFHYGIAQAIDCTAAWETIQDIKAQMDRVRYLSLPDVSPLDLLIRQHAKILAALRMHDAGAAEEAMRRHLREILVSLGPIAARNPDWFEADEPELVPLSV; encoded by the coding sequence ATGCCGATCAAGAACTCCCGCGCTATCGCGCCCTCCGTGCCTGTCGACGCATTGCTCGCGACCCCGCGTGGCCGCCGCCGCGCCAGTGCGGCGGCCGAGCCGCGCGCTGCGTTGCCCGATCTCACCGAAAGCGTTTCGTTCGACTCGCACGAGCCAATCAGCAAGCAGATTTTCCGTGCCTTGCGCGAGGCGATCTTTGCCGGTCAGATGGTGCCGGGCACACCGCTCTCCGAGAAGGAAGTCTCGGATATGTTTCAGGTGTCGCGGCAGCCGGTACGTGAGGCCTTTATCAAGCTGGTGGAGACCGGTGTGCTGCAGGTGCTGCCGCAGCGCGGCACGCTGGTGAAGCGGATTTCGCCGCGCAAGGTGCGCGAGGGACGCTTCATCCGCGAGGCGATTGAAACGGCGGTGGTGCGCAAAGCGGCGCTGGCGATTACCGACGCTCAGCTCCAGACGCTAGCCGACAATCTGCGCGACCAGAAACTCGCGGCGAAATCCAACGATACGGCCGCATTCCTCGCCCTCGACGAAGCGTTTCACTACGGTATCGCGCAGGCGATCGACTGCACCGCGGCATGGGAAACGATTCAGGACATCAAGGCCCAGATGGACCGGGTGCGCTATCTGAGCCTGCCCGATGTGTCGCCGCTGGATCTGCTGATCCGGCAGCATGCGAAGATTCTCGCGGCACTGCGCATGCACGATGCCGGCGCAGCGGAAGAGGCGATGCGCCGGCATCTGCGCGAGATTCTGGTGTCGCTTGGGCCGATTGCCGCGCGCAATCCGGACTGGTTCGAAGCGGACGAGCCGGAACTCGTGCCGCTATCGGTCTGA
- a CDS encoding alpha-D-ribose 1-methylphosphonate 5-triphosphate diphosphatase, protein MLIRNARIVTRDEVFTGVVRIEDGKIHDVERGTTSAREAEDWDGDYLLPGLIELHTDNLEKHLAPRPGVQWNTDAAFVIHDAQVAAAGITTVFDALAIGSRSNVGLRGRDLQTQCAEALTRFSERHLLRAEHFLHLRCEIATADVVEVFDSLCRHPLLRLASVMDHTPGQRQWHDREQWRRFQERNGKLSDEHVTTALAELSVEQERYADAHRREIVARCKTLGLPVASHDDTLVEHVEQAAAEGIVLAEFPTTRIAAEAARAHRISTIMGAPNIVRGGSHSGNVSALELAKADLLDILSSDYVPSSLLTAVFDLVEKADWTLPRAMATVSAEPARTAGLLDRGAIAPGLRADFVRVTMLDTLPVPRATYREGARIV, encoded by the coding sequence ATGTTGATCAGGAACGCTCGCATCGTGACGCGAGACGAAGTATTTACCGGCGTGGTGCGCATCGAAGACGGCAAGATTCATGACGTCGAACGCGGCACGACCTCGGCACGCGAAGCCGAAGACTGGGACGGCGATTATCTGCTGCCCGGTCTGATCGAGCTTCATACGGACAATCTCGAGAAGCATCTGGCGCCGCGCCCCGGCGTGCAGTGGAATACGGATGCCGCCTTTGTGATCCACGACGCGCAGGTTGCTGCGGCCGGCATCACCACGGTGTTCGACGCGCTCGCCATCGGCTCGCGCTCGAACGTCGGTCTGCGTGGCCGCGACTTGCAGACGCAGTGTGCCGAAGCCCTCACCCGCTTCTCCGAGCGGCACCTGCTGCGCGCCGAGCATTTTCTGCATTTGCGCTGCGAGATCGCCACCGCCGACGTGGTCGAAGTATTCGACTCGCTCTGCCGGCATCCACTGCTGCGCCTTGCCTCGGTGATGGATCACACGCCGGGCCAGCGTCAATGGCACGACCGCGAACAATGGCGCCGCTTCCAGGAACGCAACGGCAAGCTGAGCGACGAGCATGTGACGACGGCGCTGGCCGAACTGAGCGTCGAACAGGAACGTTACGCCGACGCGCACCGGCGCGAGATCGTCGCACGCTGCAAGACGCTCGGCCTGCCGGTGGCGAGCCACGACGATACGCTCGTCGAGCACGTCGAACAGGCGGCCGCCGAGGGCATCGTGCTGGCGGAATTTCCGACCACCCGCATCGCCGCCGAAGCGGCTCGCGCGCATCGCATCTCCACGATCATGGGCGCACCGAATATCGTGCGCGGCGGTTCGCACTCGGGCAACGTGTCCGCGCTCGAACTCGCCAAGGCGGATCTGCTCGACATCCTGTCGTCGGACTACGTGCCGTCGAGCCTGCTCACGGCCGTGTTCGATCTGGTGGAGAAAGCGGACTGGACGCTGCCGCGCGCCATGGCGACCGTGTCGGCCGAACCGGCGCGCACCGCCGGCTTGCTCGATCGCGGCGCGATTGCGCCGGGTCTGCGGGCCGACTTCGTGCGCGTAACGATGCTCGACACGCTGCCGGTGCCGCGCGCCACCTATCGCGAAGGGGCGCGGATCGTCTAG
- the phnL gene encoding phosphonate C-P lyase system protein PhnL, with the protein MSSIESRASERAFIDNAALMLRAVNIGKTFTLHAQGGVQIDALAGVSLDVEQGECVVLVGPSGAGKSTLLRCLYGNYLASSGSIAIRSQAHEAQHVAITGAEPHDVLRLRRNVVGYVSQFLRVIPRVTTLTLVAEPLVSRGVPEDEARERAAALLARLNVPERLWSLAPATFSGGEQQRVNIARGLIAGHPLLLLDEPTASLDAENRDVVADLIIEARERGAAIVGIFHDEDTRTKVATRRLELQPPLRRQPALH; encoded by the coding sequence ATGTCATCCATCGAATCACGCGCGTCCGAACGCGCTTTCATCGACAACGCAGCGCTGATGCTGCGCGCCGTCAACATCGGCAAGACCTTCACGCTGCATGCCCAGGGCGGCGTGCAGATCGATGCGCTTGCAGGCGTCTCGCTCGACGTCGAACAGGGCGAATGCGTCGTGCTGGTCGGCCCTTCCGGGGCGGGCAAGAGTACGCTGCTGCGCTGCCTGTACGGCAACTATCTGGCAAGCTCGGGTTCCATTGCGATCCGCTCGCAGGCGCACGAAGCGCAGCATGTCGCCATTACTGGCGCCGAGCCGCATGACGTGCTGCGCTTGCGACGCAACGTGGTGGGCTATGTGAGCCAGTTCCTGCGGGTGATTCCGCGTGTGACGACACTCACGCTGGTCGCCGAGCCGCTGGTGTCCCGCGGTGTGCCCGAAGACGAAGCGCGCGAGCGCGCCGCCGCGCTGCTGGCGCGGCTGAATGTGCCCGAACGGCTGTGGTCGCTTGCGCCCGCAACGTTTTCCGGCGGCGAGCAGCAGCGCGTGAATATTGCGCGCGGCCTGATCGCCGGACATCCGCTGCTTCTGCTCGACGAGCCCACCGCTTCGCTCGACGCCGAAAACCGCGACGTGGTAGCCGATCTGATTATCGAGGCACGCGAGCGCGGTGCGGCGATTGTCGGTATCTTTCATGATGAAGATACCCGCACCAAAGTGGCCACGCGCCGCCTTGAACTCCAGCCGCCGCTGCGTCGTCAGCCGGCGCTGCACTGA
- the phnK gene encoding phosphonate C-P lyase system protein PhnK: MTPLLSARAITKQYGGRNGCRNVSFDLYPGEVLCIVGESGSGKTTLLNTLALRTEADSGTLHYHATHGDRLDLRALSEPRRRLLMRTEWGFVQQNPRDGLRSGVSAGANIGEPLMAVGARHYGQIRHTATQWMERVELDATRIDELPAAFSGGMQQRLQIARNLVTGPRLVFMDEPTAGLDVSVQARLLDLLRTLTSTLHLSVLIVTHDIGVARLLAHRLMVMQGGEVVEAGLTDQVLDDPQHPYTQTLVSSVLPV; the protein is encoded by the coding sequence ATGACCCCGCTTCTGAGCGCCCGCGCCATCACGAAGCAATACGGCGGCCGTAACGGCTGCAGAAACGTGAGCTTCGATCTCTATCCGGGCGAGGTGCTGTGCATCGTCGGCGAATCGGGTTCGGGCAAGACCACCTTGCTGAACACGCTCGCGCTGCGCACGGAAGCCGATAGCGGCACCCTGCACTACCACGCCACGCACGGCGACCGGCTCGATCTGCGAGCGTTGTCCGAGCCGCGCCGCCGCTTGCTGATGCGCACCGAATGGGGCTTCGTCCAGCAGAATCCGCGCGACGGCCTGCGTAGCGGCGTGTCGGCCGGCGCCAATATCGGCGAACCGCTGATGGCGGTCGGCGCGCGCCACTACGGCCAGATTCGCCATACCGCGACGCAATGGATGGAACGGGTCGAACTGGACGCCACACGGATCGACGAATTGCCGGCCGCGTTTTCCGGCGGCATGCAGCAGCGTTTGCAGATTGCCCGCAATCTCGTCACCGGACCGCGCCTCGTATTCATGGACGAGCCGACTGCCGGTCTCGACGTCTCCGTGCAGGCCCGTCTGCTCGATCTGTTGCGCACGCTCACCAGCACGCTGCATCTGTCGGTGCTGATCGTCACGCACGATATTGGCGTGGCGCGCCTGCTTGCGCATCGTCTGATGGTCATGCAAGGTGGCGAGGTCGTCGAAGCGGGTCTGACCGATCAGGTGCTCGACGATCCGCAACACCCGTACACGCAAACGCTGGTTTCTTCCGTCCTGCCGGTTTGA
- a CDS encoding alpha-D-ribose 1-methylphosphonate 5-phosphate C-P-lyase PhnJ, with protein MNAPDTQLTSASYDSAAEGYNFAYLDEQTKRMIRRSLLKAIAVPGYQVPFASREMPLPFGWGTGGIQVTAAIIGRDDTLKVIDQGSDETTNAVNIRRFFARTTGVATTRRTSEATIVQTRHRIPETPLTDKQILVYQVPMPEPLYRLEPRVAECKKLHALADYGLISVKLYEDIVHHGSIATTYDYPVIVNERYLSSPSPIPKFDNPKMHMNAALQLFGAGRERRIHAIPPYTRVRSLDFDDHPFEIQRWEHACALCGSTESFLDEMIVDDAGKRMFVCSDSDYCHDRRDQQGDETGAIAEGESA; from the coding sequence ATGAACGCGCCCGACACACAACTGACCAGCGCGTCGTACGATAGCGCGGCTGAAGGCTACAACTTCGCCTATCTGGACGAGCAGACCAAGCGGATGATCCGCCGCTCGCTGCTGAAAGCCATCGCGGTGCCCGGCTATCAGGTGCCGTTCGCCTCGCGCGAAATGCCCTTGCCTTTCGGCTGGGGTACTGGCGGCATCCAGGTGACCGCGGCCATCATCGGCCGCGACGACACACTGAAGGTGATCGACCAGGGTTCGGACGAAACCACCAACGCGGTCAACATCCGCCGCTTCTTCGCACGCACCACCGGCGTGGCGACGACGCGCCGCACGTCCGAAGCGACGATCGTGCAGACCCGTCACCGCATTCCCGAAACGCCGCTCACCGACAAGCAGATTCTCGTCTACCAGGTGCCGATGCCCGAGCCGCTATACCGGCTCGAACCGCGCGTCGCCGAATGCAAGAAGCTGCATGCGTTGGCGGACTACGGCCTGATCAGCGTGAAGCTGTATGAGGACATCGTGCATCACGGCAGCATTGCCACGACGTACGACTATCCGGTGATCGTCAACGAGCGCTATCTGAGCTCGCCCTCGCCGATCCCGAAGTTCGACAACCCGAAGATGCACATGAACGCCGCGCTGCAGTTGTTCGGCGCCGGCCGCGAGCGGCGCATCCATGCCATTCCGCCGTACACGCGAGTGCGCAGTCTCGACTTCGACGATCATCCGTTCGAAATCCAGCGCTGGGAACATGCTTGCGCGCTGTGCGGATCGACTGAGAGCTTCCTCGACGAAATGATCGTCGACGATGCGGGCAAGCGCATGTTCGTCTGCTCGGATAGCGACTATTGTCACGACCGGCGCGACCAGCAGGGCGACGAGACCGGTGCCATTGCTGAAGGAGAGTCCGCATGA
- a CDS encoding carbon-phosphorus lyase complex subunit PhnI: protein MYVAVKGGERAIEASWRLLDKSRRGDTRLAELSVGQIREQLRLSVARVMTEGSVYDEDLAALAIKQAAGDLVEAIFLLRAYRTTLPRFGYTQPLDSEAMVVERRISATFKDLPGGQLLGATYDYTQRLLDFKLMAEAQSDGSDATSAQVAAPRAALQEIPEAPEAMPRVVTLLNREGLIEQEAPVPDAPEPGDLTRQPLAFPADRATRLQNLARGDEGFLLAMGYATQRGYANSHPFAGEIRFGSVTVEMELDELGEAVEIGEIDITECQMINQFAGSSDVPPTFTQGYGLAFGHSERKAMAMALVDRALRAEELGETLGSPTQDIEFMLSHSDNVEASGFVQHLKLPHYVDFQAELELVRRLRAQHAAEAAQPDHGHDQQEQAA, encoded by the coding sequence ATGTACGTAGCCGTCAAGGGTGGAGAACGCGCGATCGAAGCATCGTGGCGTCTGCTCGACAAGTCGCGCCGCGGCGATACGCGGCTGGCCGAGTTGAGCGTCGGGCAGATTCGCGAGCAGTTGCGTCTTTCGGTGGCCCGCGTGATGACCGAAGGTTCGGTGTACGACGAAGATCTCGCCGCGCTCGCCATCAAGCAGGCTGCCGGCGATCTGGTGGAAGCGATCTTCCTGCTGCGTGCGTATCGCACTACATTGCCGCGTTTCGGCTACACGCAGCCGCTCGATAGCGAAGCGATGGTGGTCGAGCGCCGCATCTCGGCGACCTTCAAGGATTTGCCCGGCGGACAGTTGCTCGGCGCGACCTACGATTACACGCAGCGTCTGCTGGATTTCAAGCTGATGGCCGAGGCACAGTCCGACGGCAGCGACGCGACCAGCGCTCAGGTTGCCGCACCGCGTGCTGCGCTTCAGGAGATTCCCGAAGCGCCCGAAGCCATGCCGCGGGTCGTCACGCTGCTCAACAGGGAAGGCCTGATCGAACAGGAAGCGCCCGTGCCCGACGCGCCGGAACCCGGCGACCTGACGCGCCAGCCGCTCGCGTTTCCGGCGGACCGTGCGACCCGCTTGCAGAATCTGGCCCGCGGCGACGAAGGTTTCCTGCTGGCCATGGGTTATGCCACGCAGCGCGGTTACGCGAATTCGCATCCGTTCGCGGGCGAGATCCGTTTCGGTTCGGTGACCGTAGAAATGGAACTGGACGAACTCGGTGAAGCGGTGGAAATCGGCGAGATCGACATTACCGAATGCCAGATGATCAACCAGTTCGCCGGCAGCAGCGACGTGCCGCCCACTTTCACGCAAGGCTACGGTCTCGCGTTCGGTCATTCGGAACGCAAGGCGATGGCGATGGCCCTGGTGGACCGTGCGCTGCGTGCCGAAGAACTCGGCGAAACGCTGGGGTCGCCGACCCAGGATATCGAATTCATGCTGTCGCATAGTGATAACGTCGAAGCGTCCGGCTTCGTCCAGCATCTGAAACTGCCTCACTACGTCGACTTCCAGGCCGAGCTCGAACTCGTGCGCCGCTTGCGTGCACAGCATGCCGCAGAAGCAGCGCAACCCGACCACGGCCACGATCAGCAGGAGCAAGCCGCATGA
- the phnH gene encoding phosphonate C-P lyase system protein PhnH: protein MNPSQIALSTLAPGFTDPVHDTQAVFRTLLDALSRPGTVGVVDNVLPASQATGTHRSRADLAALAALLTLCDYSTPVWLAQPDAALASALRFHTGAPLVDEVHDAAFAYIHDAALLPELEHFSLGAAETPEQSVTLLIRVEALSGGPQVVLSGPGIEHTATISPLGLPKHFWRERASLAPLFPCGIDCYLVCGNTLIGLPRTTHAQVN, encoded by the coding sequence ATGAACCCCTCACAGATTGCCCTTTCCACGCTCGCACCGGGCTTTACCGATCCGGTCCACGACACCCAGGCGGTGTTTCGCACGCTGCTCGATGCGCTCTCGCGGCCGGGCACGGTCGGTGTGGTGGACAACGTTCTGCCGGCGTCGCAAGCCACCGGCACGCATCGCTCGCGCGCCGATCTGGCTGCGTTAGCGGCACTGCTCACGCTGTGCGACTACTCGACCCCGGTCTGGCTCGCACAGCCCGACGCGGCCCTGGCCTCGGCACTGCGCTTTCACACCGGTGCGCCGCTCGTCGACGAGGTGCATGACGCGGCGTTCGCCTATATCCACGACGCCGCGCTGCTGCCCGAACTCGAACACTTCTCGCTCGGCGCGGCGGAAACGCCGGAGCAGTCGGTGACCTTGCTGATCCGCGTCGAGGCGCTGAGCGGCGGTCCGCAGGTCGTGCTGAGCGGCCCGGGCATCGAGCACACCGCCACCATCTCGCCGCTCGGCCTGCCCAAACATTTCTGGCGCGAACGCGCCAGCCTCGCGCCGCTGTTTCCGTGCGGCATCGATTGCTATCTCGTCTGCGGCAATACGTTGATCGGCCTGCCGCGCACAACACATGCACAGGTGAACTGA
- the phnG gene encoding phosphonate C-P lyase system protein PhnG, with protein sequence MSATSASPSSAMRRAWMAVLAHTPRAELEAALSQVLEGVSPPEFDWLRPPETGLAMVRGRIGGSGDAFNLGEATVTRATLRLRNAAGAAPVGVACHLGRDRRRAELAAFADALLQLPEQHARLHDQLIEPLAAQLAAQRAARRHDAASTRVEFFTMVRGD encoded by the coding sequence ATGAGTGCCACTTCCGCCTCGCCTTCCTCCGCCATGCGGCGCGCATGGATGGCCGTCCTGGCGCACACGCCGCGCGCCGAACTCGAAGCCGCATTGAGCCAGGTGCTGGAGGGTGTGAGCCCGCCTGAATTCGACTGGCTGCGTCCGCCCGAAACCGGGCTTGCCATGGTGCGCGGGCGCATCGGCGGCAGCGGCGACGCCTTCAACCTCGGTGAAGCCACCGTCACCCGCGCCACGCTGCGCTTGCGCAATGCGGCCGGCGCGGCACCGGTGGGCGTGGCCTGCCATCTGGGCCGCGACCGCCGCCGCGCCGAACTGGCGGCATTCGCCGACGCGCTGCTGCAATTGCCGGAGCAGCATGCGCGTCTGCACGATCAACTGATCGAACCGCTCGCCGCCCAGCTTGCGGCACAGCGTGCCGCGCGCCGGCACGACGCCGCTTCGACGCGCGTCGAATTCTTCACGATGGTGCGAGGCGACTGA
- the phnF gene encoding phosphonate metabolism transcriptional regulator PhnF — MTSNDTATPGTQLERGAGVAVWRQIEQILAAEIAASGFGAEGRLPSEGELAKRFDVNRHTVRRAMLGLAALGLVSVEQGRGTFVQPGAIDYSIGRRTRFTENLRQQHHASAGAMLSAARVKAEPNVAKALGLRAGAPVYRIETMHESDGVPLTFARSWYPATRFPDLPDVLERTGGITKAMAEMGVPDYLRKWSRIGSVLPEPEVARRLNINRQQPVLWVENVDVDLQGVPVKYGVTHFAADRVQLMVENDV, encoded by the coding sequence ATGACATCGAACGACACCGCCACGCCAGGTACGCAGCTTGAACGGGGCGCGGGCGTTGCCGTGTGGCGGCAAATCGAGCAGATCCTCGCCGCTGAAATTGCGGCGAGCGGCTTCGGCGCAGAAGGACGCCTGCCGAGCGAAGGCGAACTGGCCAAGCGCTTCGACGTCAACCGTCACACTGTGCGGCGCGCCATGCTTGGACTGGCCGCGCTGGGCCTCGTCAGTGTGGAGCAGGGGCGCGGCACGTTCGTGCAGCCCGGCGCAATCGACTATTCGATCGGCCGTCGCACGCGCTTTACCGAGAACCTGCGTCAGCAGCATCACGCGTCGGCCGGCGCCATGTTGTCGGCGGCGCGGGTGAAGGCCGAACCGAACGTGGCCAAGGCGCTGGGCCTGCGGGCCGGTGCGCCGGTCTACCGGATCGAGACGATGCACGAATCGGACGGCGTGCCGCTCACTTTTGCGCGCAGCTGGTATCCCGCCACGCGTTTCCCGGATTTGCCCGACGTGCTGGAGCGCACCGGCGGCATCACCAAGGCGATGGCCGAAATGGGCGTGCCCGACTATCTGCGCAAGTGGAGCCGGATCGGCAGCGTGCTGCCCGAGCCCGAAGTGGCGCGGCGCCTGAATATCAACCGGCAACAACCGGTGCTGTGGGTCGAGAACGTCGACGTGGATCTGCAAGGCGTGCCGGTCAAATACGGTGTCACGCACTTCGCTGCGGATCGTGTGCAACTGATGGTGGAAAACGACGTATGA
- a CDS encoding DUF1045 domain-containing protein, which yields MSSAASVVNEAVEWSAEARFAVYYAPSRESAWWQAGSEWLGGDVESGVRYTPPQPATVVRAVSDLTQAPRRYGWHGTLVAPFRLADGVTSLGLLDDARAWARQQAPFDLLVEAATLGDFVALRPALPAGDAAMRELASSALRTLGGLRAKPSAADLARRLAAPLTERQRSLLIEWGYPYVFDEFRFHMTLSSSLEAADERAALVAWWHERAAGLGPLVVDSAALFVEPAPGEPFALWQRLPFQTGGVAQQ from the coding sequence ATGAGCAGCGCGGCTAGTGTGGTGAACGAAGCAGTTGAATGGTCTGCCGAGGCGCGTTTTGCGGTGTATTACGCGCCGTCGCGCGAGTCGGCCTGGTGGCAAGCGGGTTCCGAATGGCTCGGCGGCGACGTGGAGAGCGGCGTCCGGTACACACCGCCGCAACCGGCTACGGTGGTTCGCGCCGTGAGCGATCTCACGCAGGCACCGCGCCGTTATGGCTGGCATGGCACGCTGGTCGCTCCCTTTCGGCTTGCTGACGGTGTGACTTCGCTTGGCTTGCTGGATGACGCGCGCGCTTGGGCGCGGCAGCAGGCGCCCTTCGATTTACTAGTGGAAGCGGCGACGCTCGGCGATTTCGTCGCGCTGCGGCCGGCCTTGCCCGCAGGCGACGCCGCCATGCGCGAGCTCGCCTCCAGCGCGCTGCGCACGCTCGGCGGCTTGCGGGCCAAACCGTCCGCGGCCGACCTGGCGCGCCGGCTCGCTGCGCCGCTCACGGAGCGCCAGCGGAGCTTGCTGATCGAATGGGGTTATCCGTACGTCTTCGACGAATTCCGTTTTCACATGACGCTTTCGAGTTCGCTCGAAGCCGCCGACGAGCGCGCTGCGCTGGTCGCGTGGTGGCACGAAAGAGCGGCCGGGCTCGGCCCGCTGGTGGTCGACAGTGCCGCGCTGTTTGTCGAACCGGCGCCGGGCGAGCCCTTCGCGCTGTGGCAGCGTCTGCCGTTTCAAACTGGGGGAGTGGCGCAACAATGA
- the phnN gene encoding phosphonate metabolism protein/1,5-bisphosphokinase (PRPP-forming) PhnN, with protein MSGRLIYVMGPSGAGKDSLLGFARNRLKTEPILFAHRYITRPSGNGEAHVELSDEEFEVRSALGLFALEWSSHGLRYGIGIELDAWLERGCTVVINGSRQHLEQTLRRYPAADVVHIDAAPHVLEARLGARARESAEQVAARLARRAPFSLPDGVHFTTIDNSGALEDAGRAFVEMLRGAVAFGL; from the coding sequence ATGAGTGGCCGTTTGATCTATGTGATGGGCCCGTCCGGCGCGGGCAAGGATTCGCTGCTGGGTTTCGCACGCAATCGGCTCAAGACCGAACCTATCCTGTTTGCGCATCGCTACATTACGCGGCCGAGCGGCAATGGCGAAGCGCACGTCGAACTGTCCGACGAGGAGTTCGAGGTGCGCTCCGCGCTCGGTCTGTTTGCGCTCGAATGGTCGAGTCACGGGCTGCGTTACGGCATCGGCATCGAGCTCGACGCGTGGCTCGAACGCGGCTGTACGGTGGTCATCAACGGTTCGCGCCAGCATCTTGAGCAAACGCTCAGGCGCTATCCCGCGGCCGACGTGGTCCATATCGACGCGGCCCCTCACGTGCTGGAGGCGCGGCTCGGCGCGCGCGCCCGCGAGAGCGCGGAGCAGGTGGCGGCCCGCCTTGCGCGGCGCGCACCTTTCTCGTTGCCCGATGGGGTTCATTTCACGACAATCGACAACTCCGGCGCACTCGAAGACGCGGGCCGTGCGTTCGTCGAGATGCTGCGCGGCGCGGTGGCCTTCGGGCTGTGA